GAAGTTTTGTCTCATCAACTTTTCCATTTTTCATGTGCTCGTTCTTTTATCGTTCTCCATAATTCCAGGTAAATAACTTACATTATTCTTCTTATTCATACTATGCTCTAACATTATGTAATTGCATCTTTTCCTACTgttaaaaagaaaaacatgttctGAATAAACCTTAAACAACCTTTCCCATGCAAAATGGTTTCAAACCATACCCGAAATTCTGATATAAGACTGTCACATCAATCATCATGTATGTTAAAATAACCTTTACCATGCAAAAGGGTTTTAATTTCAACTATGTCGACTTAACTGCCTAATAATTTCACTTAAATTCTTATATATAAAACCGTCTAACAAAATTAAATTTTCTCAatcaaaataaattttaatttattcGATTTACTGAATAATCGTATGTCATTATTATACGCAAATTATTACATAAACCcgttcttaatttttttttttttttttttttgttatacaGGATTTCAAATTATAAGAGATGTGGAGTCCCTAGGCATAAACTATGGACAACTAGGCAACAATTTACCACATCCAGAGACAGTAACACAATTGATAAAAACATTAGGTCTAAGAAAAGCAAGAATTTACGACACAAATCCACAAATTTTAACCGCGTTTGCTAATTCAGGAATTGAATTAATTGTGACAATTGAGAATGATATGTTAGCAACATTAGGTGATCCACAAGAAGCAATACAATGGGTAAATACCCACATTAAACCATACGTCCCAGCTACCAAAATTACGGGTATCGCGGTCGGAAATGAAGTATTTACCGATGATGACACGTCATTAATGAATTATATTGTCCCAGCAATGGTCAACATTCATCGGGCACTCGGTCAAATCGGTCTTGGTTCATTTATTCAAGTATCTTCGCCTACCTCGGCCGGCGTGCTAGAAAACTCGTATCCACCGTCTTCTGGCTCGTTTCGACCTGAATTAATGAATGTCATGACTCAATTCTTACAATTTTTGCAAAGTACTAAGGCTCCATTTTGGGTCAATGCCTACCCGTATTTCGCGTATAAggatgacccgacccgtattcaaCTCGACTACGTGTTATTTAATCCGAATGCCGGTATGGTGGACCCGTACAACAAACTTCATTATGATAATATGTTGTATGCTCAAGTGGATGCGGTTATATTTGGTTTATGGCGGTTGGGTTTCGGAGGGTTAGAGGTTCGAGTATCTGAAACCGGGTGGCCGTCTAAGGGCGACCCGAATGAAATCGGAGCTTCGATTCAAAATGCTGCCACTTATAATAGGAATTTGTTAAGAAGGCAAATGGCTAATCAAGGGACACCTTTGAGACCTAACATGAGACTCGAAATTTATTTATTCGCGTTATTTAATGAAGATATGAAACCGGGTCCTACTTCTGAAAGGAATTACGGGTTGTTTCAACCCGACC
This sequence is a window from Silene latifolia isolate original U9 population chromosome 8, ASM4854445v1, whole genome shotgun sequence. Protein-coding genes within it:
- the LOC141596301 gene encoding glucan endo-1,3-beta-glucosidase 11-like, whose amino-acid sequence is MKFCLINFSIFHVLVLLSFSIIPGFQIIRDVESLGINYGQLGNNLPHPETVTQLIKTLGLRKARIYDTNPQILTAFANSGIELIVTIENDMLATLGDPQEAIQWVNTHIKPYVPATKITGIAVGNEVFTDDDTSLMNYIVPAMVNIHRALGQIGLGSFIQVSSPTSAGVLENSYPPSSGSFRPELMNVMTQFLQFLQSTKAPFWVNAYPYFAYKDDPTRIQLDYVLFNPNAGMVDPYNKLHYDNMLYAQVDAVIFGLWRLGFGGLEVRVSETGWPSKGDPNEIGASIQNAATYNRNLLRRQMANQGTPLRPNMRLEIYLFALFNEDMKPGPTSERNYGLFQPDLTMAYNVGLSDLAGRSSTPSTSISLTSSASKTTNTGLFQTSLVYWTIICLLSFDIFMRRLT